In the genome of bacterium, one region contains:
- a CDS encoding EF-hand domain-containing protein: MISGINSYNSSLYSRLNAVNMQKQTDQKFARLDTDSSGALSKDEFQILMNEISDQTNIIPDTDKMFELTDTDGDGLLTETEMESARPQGPPPLPPMMEMTDSETTDSLDTNGDGVVNVLDFISDTSETTQLNMQDPGDRMFAKLDTDGDGMLSKSEFQVFADEISQMTGMTIDIDATFESADTDGDGLLSRSEMDKFRPQGPPPMMGMMGNGSVTESDLTSLVEEETDSLMSSIDTNGDGSIDASELKVALMQVKLNAYSMFNDQTDAAGNGSMDLFG; this comes from the coding sequence ATGATAAGTGGAATTAACAGTTACAATAGCAGCCTGTACTCACGATTGAATGCAGTGAATATGCAGAAGCAGACCGATCAGAAATTCGCGAGACTCGATACCGACAGCAGCGGCGCGCTCAGTAAAGACGAGTTTCAGATTCTCATGAATGAAATCTCCGATCAAACGAACATTATTCCCGATACCGATAAAATGTTCGAGTTGACCGACACTGATGGCGACGGTCTTCTGACCGAGACCGAGATGGAAAGTGCACGGCCGCAGGGTCCGCCTCCTCTTCCTCCGATGATGGAAATGACTGACTCCGAAACGACTGACAGCCTCGATACGAACGGCGACGGTGTCGTCAATGTGCTGGATTTCATTTCCGATACGAGTGAAACGACCCAGCTGAATATGCAGGATCCGGGTGACAGAATGTTTGCAAAGCTCGATACCGATGGCGATGGCATGCTCAGCAAGAGCGAATTTCAGGTTTTTGCCGATGAAATATCCCAGATGACCGGAATGACCATCGATATCGATGCGACATTCGAATCAGCCGATACCGATGGCGATGGTCTCCTCTCCAGGAGTGAAATGGATAAGTTCCGTCCTCAGGGGCCGCCCCCGATGATGGGAATGATGGGAAACGGATCGGTAACCGAATCGGACCTGACAAGCCTTGTTGAAGAGGAGACAGATTCATTGATGAGCAGCATCGATACGAACGGAGATGGCTCAATCGATGCATCAGAACTGAAAGTCGCACTCATGCAGGTCAAACTGAACGCCTACAGCATGTTCAACGATCAGACGGATGCGGCCGGAAATGGGTCCATGGACCTGTTCGGATGA
- a CDS encoding response regulator transcription factor — MENILVIDDDRELCELLNEYLTPEGFEVEAAYNGETGIEKVLHKQYCIVVLDIMLPGGQNGFDVLQRIRTRTGIPVIMLTARGDDVDRIVGLEMGADDYLAKPFNPRELLARIRAILRRSRTMQEEMTQNHRTKKYRYGDLELDSGARIVLKANKVLKLTNVEFQLLENLMRHSGNVVSRDDLANDVLDRPLSPYDRSIDVHVCKLRKKLGAEPNGSERIKAIRGTGYIFVSSSSSEEETPGREDGLPEEADHHA, encoded by the coding sequence ATGGAAAACATTTTAGTAATCGATGATGACAGGGAATTGTGCGAGTTATTAAACGAATACCTTACACCGGAAGGATTCGAAGTTGAAGCGGCATACAACGGCGAAACCGGTATTGAAAAAGTATTGCATAAACAGTATTGTATCGTGGTACTCGACATCATGTTACCCGGGGGACAAAACGGTTTCGATGTACTTCAGCGTATCAGAACCAGGACCGGCATACCGGTCATAATGCTTACAGCGCGGGGTGATGATGTGGATCGTATTGTCGGTCTGGAGATGGGTGCGGATGATTACCTTGCCAAACCGTTCAATCCCAGAGAGCTTCTTGCCCGTATCCGCGCCATTCTCCGACGGTCGAGAACAATGCAGGAGGAGATGACACAAAATCATAGAACAAAAAAATACAGATATGGCGATCTTGAACTTGACTCGGGAGCCCGTATCGTGCTTAAGGCAAACAAAGTTCTCAAACTCACGAACGTAGAATTCCAGCTCCTCGAGAATCTGATGCGTCACAGCGGGAATGTCGTATCCCGTGATGACCTGGCGAATGATGTTCTCGACCGGCCTTTATCGCCCTATGATCGAAGTATCGATGTGCATGTATGCAAACTCAGAAAGAAGCTTGGCGCTGAACCGAACGGATCGGAGCGAATCAAGGCAATCCGCGGCACCGGATATATTTTTGTCTCTTCTTCCTCCTCCGAGGAAGAGACTCCCGGTCGTGAGGATGGATTGCCGGAAGAGGCCGACCATCATGCCTGA
- a CDS encoding HAMP domain-containing protein: protein MPEHRIFIKIYLWFWLATFIIVLSQITIDRVTQSDQMVNHMRHPIGNALSLYGQTAAEVYEDKGVSSFHSFVDHIDNSNGIQIFLFDDTGHEVAGHTGGTEISNLVNLAEKSGRTELIITGINDLGAQRFSSRSGKTYVVAGEFPKPPRRGDFGKPPRGGDFGKPPPLLVRLCVFVIVSGGICYWLAHYFSAPIIKLENAVRQFAGGNLSVRVSSTIGKRNDEISGLAQAFDRMAGRIESLLTSQRNLLRDVSHELRSPLARLNVALELSRQKCDPETGKTLDRIAREADKLNELIEQILTLNLFESGISAIGMTIVDIEKLIREITDDADFEAQSRNRGVKVVVSEACTILGNEELLRRAVENIVRNAVLYTIEDSTVEVSLINDKNGHNKSVSITVRDYGHGVPENEIEHIFKPFYRVGEDRDRESGGAGIGLAIAEAAVRFHGGTVKASNAPGGGLLIEVTIPAA, encoded by the coding sequence ATGCCTGAGCATAGAATTTTCATAAAAATTTACCTGTGGTTCTGGCTTGCAACGTTTATCATTGTGCTATCGCAGATCACCATAGACAGAGTAACACAATCGGACCAGATGGTCAACCACATGCGGCATCCTATCGGAAATGCCCTGTCACTTTACGGGCAGACAGCCGCGGAAGTCTATGAAGACAAAGGTGTTTCCTCCTTTCACAGTTTCGTCGATCATATAGATAATTCCAACGGAATACAGATTTTTCTTTTTGATGATACAGGGCATGAGGTCGCCGGACACACAGGGGGGACTGAAATCTCGAACCTCGTCAACCTTGCCGAAAAGAGCGGGAGGACAGAGCTCATAATCACCGGAATAAACGACCTGGGAGCTCAACGATTCAGCAGCCGGAGCGGGAAAACATATGTCGTTGCAGGAGAATTCCCCAAACCGCCGAGGAGAGGTGATTTCGGTAAACCTCCAAGAGGAGGTGATTTCGGTAAACCGCCTCCTTTACTGGTGCGGCTGTGTGTTTTCGTTATCGTTTCCGGCGGCATCTGTTACTGGCTTGCCCATTATTTCAGCGCACCGATTATCAAGCTCGAAAATGCAGTCCGTCAATTCGCGGGCGGCAACCTTTCAGTCCGCGTGAGCTCGACAATAGGCAAGAGAAATGACGAGATTTCCGGATTGGCGCAGGCTTTTGACCGTATGGCCGGCCGTATCGAATCCCTGTTGACATCGCAGCGAAATTTACTGCGTGATGTTTCTCATGAACTGCGCTCGCCCCTGGCCCGTCTCAATGTCGCATTGGAACTGAGCCGTCAGAAATGCGATCCGGAAACGGGCAAAACACTTGATCGCATTGCACGGGAAGCAGACAAGCTCAACGAACTGATAGAACAGATATTAACCCTGAATCTATTCGAGTCGGGGATATCCGCGATAGGCATGACCATTGTCGATATCGAAAAGCTGATCCGTGAAATCACCGATGATGCCGATTTTGAAGCGCAGAGCCGGAACCGGGGAGTGAAAGTCGTTGTAAGTGAAGCGTGTACCATACTGGGCAATGAAGAATTACTGCGCCGCGCGGTCGAGAATATTGTGCGAAACGCCGTTCTCTATACCATTGAAGACAGCACGGTTGAAGTTTCGCTCATCAACGACAAGAATGGACATAATAAATCCGTTTCAATAACGGTACGGGATTACGGTCATGGGGTGCCGGAGAATGAAATCGAACATATTTTCAAGCCTTTCTACCGGGTAGGCGAAGACCGTGACAGAGAGTCGGGCGGCGCTGGTATCGGCCTTGCCATCGCAGAAGCGGCCGTGCGATTCCACGGGGGTACGGTCAAGGCATCGAACGCGCCTGGCGGCGGTCTGCTCATCGAAGTTACAATCCCCGCAGCGTAA
- a CDS encoding B12-binding domain-containing radical SAM protein, whose translation MEYQATRTERNMDIILVNPGGSREGRISRDLEYDEEYMYPYSIILLQNYLLKHGIASRVIDLYDTDPEELYGYCKNLEKPLVGVTAFSNNVGYAVHIIKKIKSINPSSIIVVGGKHFSYCPEDTLKNVREIDIIVRGEGEITFYELIKALQSGNDFENIDGLSLRTGTGIKHNPERKPEQNIDVFSLDYGKLPEYGFSRGVLLRNYEKEKIRSLPVFLGRGCSQKCVFCSFNKFKYRVRSIDTVMQEISYLKETYNQRYFFFIDPSFCERRSFVKDFCQKLIREKYDIKWYCEARVDTPIELLELMVRAGCISIDFGLESGSTRVLKALRKNINISQTVEFAKNCKRLGIRSLVFFMVSLPEETEDDAYQTLKMARKLSKYCTYLTVSPLKIIPGTEIETIAYEKGILPPDFSWYEERFYHNYTDLAERNIPLYIENFSVDFIRKILREFDLIALSNYTTFGDFVKRSLRGIKKIPNQSYSENVRDIRRFYGGLSGKIRSKFIRLHV comes from the coding sequence ATGGAATATCAGGCAACAAGAACAGAGAGAAATATGGATATAATACTGGTGAATCCGGGAGGGAGCAGAGAAGGCAGAATTTCCCGGGATTTAGAATATGATGAAGAGTATATGTATCCATATAGCATCATATTGTTACAGAATTATTTACTCAAGCATGGAATTGCGTCAAGGGTTATTGATCTGTACGATACTGATCCGGAAGAATTGTATGGATACTGTAAAAATCTGGAAAAACCACTTGTTGGTGTTACAGCTTTTTCAAATAATGTGGGCTATGCAGTACACATAATAAAAAAAATAAAAAGCATAAATCCATCATCGATTATCGTAGTTGGTGGAAAACACTTCAGTTACTGTCCCGAAGACACCCTGAAAAATGTGAGAGAAATTGATATTATAGTCAGGGGTGAGGGTGAAATCACTTTTTATGAGTTGATAAAGGCTCTCCAATCGGGTAATGATTTTGAAAATATCGACGGATTATCATTGAGAACAGGCACCGGGATAAAGCACAATCCCGAGAGAAAACCTGAGCAAAATATTGATGTTTTTTCTCTTGATTACGGGAAATTGCCCGAGTACGGTTTTTCGAGAGGAGTTCTGCTCAGAAACTATGAGAAGGAAAAAATCCGATCTTTACCGGTGTTTTTAGGCAGAGGGTGTTCTCAGAAATGTGTTTTCTGTTCCTTTAATAAATTCAAGTACCGTGTAAGAAGTATTGACACGGTAATGCAGGAAATTTCCTATTTAAAAGAAACATATAATCAGCGGTATTTTTTTTTCATCGATCCCTCCTTTTGCGAAAGAAGATCGTTTGTCAAAGACTTTTGCCAAAAGCTGATCCGTGAGAAATACGATATTAAATGGTATTGTGAAGCCAGGGTGGATACACCGATAGAATTGCTTGAACTGATGGTGCGTGCAGGGTGTATCAGCATCGATTTCGGTCTGGAATCAGGATCCACCAGAGTATTAAAAGCACTTCGCAAAAACATCAACATCTCTCAAACGGTTGAATTTGCTAAAAACTGTAAGAGACTCGGAATCCGAAGCCTTGTGTTTTTCATGGTTTCACTTCCCGAAGAAACCGAAGACGATGCATATCAAACGCTCAAAATGGCCCGAAAGTTATCCAAATATTGTACCTATCTTACAGTATCACCCCTTAAAATAATTCCCGGAACGGAAATCGAAACGATTGCTTATGAAAAGGGTATTTTACCTCCTGATTTTTCCTGGTATGAAGAGAGATTTTATCACAATTATACAGATTTGGCAGAGAGGAACATACCGCTCTATATTGAAAATTTTTCCGTGGATTTTATCAGAAAAATACTGAGAGAATTTGATCTTATAGCGTTGTCAAATTATACCACATTCGGTGATTTTGTTAAAAGGTCCCTTCGTGGAATTAAAAAGATACCGAACCAGTCATATTCTGAGAACGTTCGAGATATTCGCCGTTTTTACGGAGGACTTTCCGGGAAGATAAGGAGTAAATTCATTCGTTTGCACGTGTAA
- a CDS encoding PLP-dependent aspartate aminotransferase family protein yields the protein MKKDLGTDCVHAGEDRFKPHDSITTPIIQASTFVFKNSEEIRRFTQKEHFRYEYGRYGNPTQKAAERKLAVLEGAEEAVLFASGMSAIINTLLAVLKAGDHMIITDDAYGKTLSFCKNWLPKWGIERTIIKMGDYEAIEKAIRPNTRLFFSESPTNPYLNIVDFSRLREIKSRHSGMIVISDSTFATPYNQRPLELGADIVIHSATKYLAGHNDILAGVVLGSEKLIHEIVDFQKIMGGVIDPHCAYLLIRGLKTFSIRMERLNKSGEKVARWLESHPKIKRCYYPALESHPHHDVAKREMNGFGAVVTFEINGDINDAKRFLDNLKLCYIGPSLGGCETLITHPATVTYYNCTREERYELGILDNLFRLSVGLEDTDDIIADLDEAMKSIG from the coding sequence ATGAAAAAGGATTTGGGAACCGATTGCGTCCATGCGGGTGAGGACAGGTTTAAGCCCCACGACTCTATTACCACCCCGATTATACAGGCGTCGACGTTTGTTTTTAAGAATTCCGAAGAAATAAGACGGTTTACTCAGAAAGAGCATTTCAGGTACGAATACGGCCGTTACGGGAATCCCACCCAGAAAGCGGCTGAAAGAAAGCTCGCTGTTCTCGAAGGCGCTGAGGAGGCCGTACTATTTGCTTCGGGAATGAGCGCCATAATCAATACGCTTCTTGCCGTCCTCAAAGCCGGCGACCACATGATAATCACCGATGATGCATACGGAAAGACGCTGTCATTCTGCAAAAACTGGCTTCCCAAGTGGGGAATTGAGCGTACCATAATAAAGATGGGCGATTACGAGGCGATCGAAAAGGCCATCAGGCCCAACACCCGTCTCTTTTTCAGTGAGTCGCCAACCAATCCTTACCTCAATATCGTGGATTTCTCCCGGCTCAGGGAAATTAAAAGCCGTCACTCCGGAATGATCGTAATCTCCGACTCGACCTTTGCCACGCCGTACAATCAGCGGCCTCTCGAACTCGGAGCGGATATTGTTATTCACAGCGCAACGAAATATCTTGCGGGACATAACGATATTCTGGCCGGAGTAGTGCTTGGGAGCGAGAAACTTATCCATGAAATCGTCGATTTCCAGAAGATCATGGGCGGGGTAATCGATCCTCACTGCGCCTATCTCCTTATCCGCGGGCTGAAAACTTTCAGTATCCGTATGGAACGGCTCAACAAATCGGGCGAGAAGGTGGCAAGATGGCTGGAGTCTCATCCGAAGATAAAACGTTGTTATTATCCCGCGCTTGAAAGTCATCCCCACCATGATGTCGCAAAACGTGAGATGAACGGTTTCGGCGCCGTTGTCACATTCGAGATAAATGGCGATATCAATGATGCAAAACGGTTTCTCGACAACCTCAAGCTCTGCTACATCGGGCCCTCGCTCGGGGGATGTGAAACGCTCATTACCCATCCTGCAACGGTCACCTATTACAATTGTACCCGCGAGGAGCGTTATGAGCTGGGAATTCTGGATAACCTGTTCAGACTTTCGGTCGGTCTCGAGGATACGGATGACATTATTGCAGATCTGGATGAAGCGATGAAGAGCATCGGCTGA